One genomic segment of Occultella kanbiaonis includes these proteins:
- the hemB gene encoding porphobilinogen synthase, whose translation MRIRPRRLRATPAMRRLVAQTRLHPSDLVLPMFVIEAAEPRPIASMPGVLQHSLDSLRRAATEAAEAGVGGLMLFGVPEVRDATGTGATDPNGILNVATAAVAAEVGDAVVVQTDLCLDEFTDHGHCGVLDAAGRVDNDATLERYTEMGLAQARAGSALLGLSGMMDGQVAAVRDALDAQGHTDVAILAYAAKYASAFYGPFREAVDSQLTGDRRSYQLDPANRREGAREADLDVAEGADVVMVKPAMSYLDVLADVAATSPVPVWAYQVSGEYAMVEAAAANGWLDRDRTIAETVLSIKRAGADAVLTYWAVELADRLTRGQLPGTDPR comes from the coding sequence TTGAGGATCCGACCCCGCCGCCTGCGAGCCACACCGGCCATGCGCCGACTCGTCGCCCAGACCCGGCTGCACCCGAGCGACCTGGTGCTGCCGATGTTCGTCATCGAGGCTGCCGAGCCCCGGCCGATCGCCTCGATGCCGGGCGTGCTCCAGCATTCCCTCGACTCCCTGCGCCGGGCCGCGACCGAAGCTGCCGAGGCCGGGGTCGGCGGGCTGATGCTGTTCGGCGTGCCCGAGGTCAGGGACGCGACCGGCACCGGTGCCACCGACCCGAACGGCATCCTGAACGTGGCCACCGCCGCCGTCGCCGCGGAGGTGGGGGACGCCGTCGTCGTCCAGACCGACCTGTGCCTTGACGAGTTCACCGACCACGGCCACTGCGGCGTGCTGGACGCCGCCGGCCGGGTCGACAACGACGCCACCCTCGAGCGATACACCGAGATGGGCCTGGCGCAGGCCCGCGCCGGGTCCGCGCTGCTCGGACTGAGCGGCATGATGGACGGCCAGGTCGCCGCCGTCCGGGACGCCCTGGACGCGCAGGGCCACACCGACGTCGCGATCCTCGCCTACGCCGCCAAGTACGCCTCCGCGTTCTACGGGCCGTTCCGCGAGGCCGTGGACTCCCAGTTGACCGGGGACCGGCGCAGTTACCAGCTGGACCCGGCGAACCGCCGCGAGGGTGCCCGGGAGGCGGACCTTGACGTCGCCGAGGGCGCGGACGTGGTCATGGTCAAGCCCGCCATGAGCTACCTCGACGTGCTCGCCGACGTCGCCGCCACCTCGCCGGTCCCGGTCTGGGCCTACCAGGTCTCCGGCGAGTACGCGATGGTCGAGGCCGCCGCCGCGAACGGCTGGCTGGACCGGGACCGCACGATCGCCGAGACGGTGCTGTCCATCAAGCGGGCCGGCGCGGACGCCGTGCTGACCTACTGGGCCGTGGAACTGGCCGACCGACTCACTCGTGGGCAGCTGCCCGGAACGGACCCCCGATGA
- a CDS encoding ferrochelatase, protein MAPGAVVPAATPAAQAGPEHVTEPVAYDAIVLAGFGGPEGQDDVLPFLRNVTAGRGIPDERLEEVAHHYRAFGGVSPINSHNRQLKAALETELAGRGIDLPIYWGNRNWDPYLNDALREADAAGHRSLLAIPTSAYSSYSSCRQYREDLADALEDTGLGGVLEVDKVRQYFDHPGFVAPFVDGVAAGLATLREHGASAIEVLFATHSIPMGDAQRSGPAELGLGDGGAYAAQHRAVAEVVMEAIGEPETPWQLVYQSRSGPPSQPWLEPDVNDAIAELPAKGVDGVVIVPLGFLSDHMEVAWDLDTEAMETAGEHGIAAARVPTPGIHPKFVAGLVDLVVERLEGTAVADRPALTALGPWYDVCRPGCCENARRGFRPAVAGLAP, encoded by the coding sequence ATGGCTCCGGGCGCCGTCGTCCCCGCGGCCACACCGGCCGCCCAGGCCGGACCCGAGCACGTCACCGAGCCGGTCGCCTACGACGCGATCGTGCTGGCCGGCTTCGGCGGTCCCGAGGGCCAGGACGACGTGCTGCCGTTCCTGCGCAACGTCACCGCGGGCCGTGGCATCCCGGACGAGCGCCTGGAGGAGGTGGCCCACCACTACCGCGCGTTCGGCGGGGTGAGCCCGATCAACTCCCACAACCGCCAACTGAAGGCGGCGCTCGAGACCGAGCTGGCCGGCCGTGGCATCGACCTGCCGATCTACTGGGGCAACCGCAACTGGGACCCCTATCTGAACGACGCGCTCCGGGAGGCCGACGCCGCGGGGCACCGCAGCCTGCTCGCCATTCCGACCAGCGCGTACTCCTCCTACTCGAGTTGCCGGCAGTACCGCGAGGACCTCGCCGACGCGCTCGAGGACACCGGCCTCGGTGGCGTCCTCGAGGTGGACAAGGTGCGCCAGTACTTCGACCACCCGGGCTTCGTGGCCCCGTTCGTCGACGGTGTCGCGGCCGGCCTGGCGACGCTGCGCGAGCACGGCGCGAGCGCCATCGAGGTGCTCTTCGCGACGCACTCCATCCCGATGGGCGACGCGCAGCGCTCCGGGCCCGCGGAGCTCGGCCTGGGCGACGGCGGCGCGTACGCCGCCCAGCACCGTGCGGTCGCCGAGGTGGTCATGGAGGCGATCGGCGAGCCCGAGACGCCCTGGCAGCTCGTCTACCAGTCCCGCTCCGGCCCGCCCAGCCAGCCGTGGCTGGAGCCGGACGTCAACGACGCCATCGCCGAGCTCCCGGCCAAGGGCGTCGACGGCGTGGTGATCGTGCCGCTCGGGTTCCTCTCCGACCACATGGAGGTCGCCTGGGACCTCGACACCGAGGCCATGGAGACAGCCGGCGAGCACGGCATCGCGGCCGCGCGGGTGCCCACGCCCGGCATCCACCCGAAGTTCGTGGCGGGCTTGGTGGACCTCGTCGTCGAACGGCTCGAGGGCACTGCGGTCGCGGACCGTCCCGCGCTGACCGCGCTCGGGCCCTGGTACGACGTCTGCCGCCCAGGGTGCTGCGAGAACGCCCGGCGGGGCTTCCGACCCGCGGTGGCCGGGCTGGCACCGTGA
- a CDS encoding protoporphyrinogen/coproporphyrinogen oxidase yields MTAADVVVIGGGVAGLVAAWEAARAGNSVTVLEASDSFGGLVGSNPVAGLALDSGAESFATRGGTVAALVEDLGLASEIVSPSRVPARVHHDGVSRAMPATGVLGIPTDLDAPGLVEVLGEHGLARARRDLDLPVDVTGARPGAGPGAVARGVGPAPTPAGPTLAALVTARMGEAVTDRLLRPVVRGVHSVEPEELAATDLLPGVLDRLARTGSLAASLAEIRAAAPAGSAVQGLRGGIHRLVEALVADLARAGADLRPGTPVTALLPDGGGWLVHAGSARVRADTVLLACPPHTWRFLDRSSPEATHALVRLAAEWPAPSGVDLVTLVLDATALPEHTRAGVLVAVPGRGAKALTYASAKWDWVAEAAGPDRAVIRLSYAAGIVPGDAAERATLALADAGRLLGITIGADALLDHARVSLTLPRPTRAWGMSQHVDAARSTVTAMGSLDVVGTWIAGTGLASVIADARAAGRRISGF; encoded by the coding sequence ATGACTGCTGCGGACGTCGTCGTCATCGGCGGCGGCGTCGCCGGACTGGTCGCCGCGTGGGAGGCGGCCCGCGCCGGCAACTCGGTCACGGTCCTGGAGGCCTCGGACTCCTTCGGCGGTCTGGTCGGCTCGAACCCGGTGGCCGGCCTGGCGCTGGACTCCGGCGCCGAGAGCTTCGCCACCCGCGGCGGCACCGTCGCCGCCCTCGTCGAGGACCTCGGACTCGCCTCCGAGATCGTCAGCCCGAGCCGGGTCCCCGCGCGGGTCCACCACGACGGCGTCTCCCGCGCGATGCCCGCCACCGGCGTGCTCGGCATCCCGACCGACCTCGACGCCCCGGGCCTGGTCGAGGTCCTCGGCGAGCACGGCCTGGCCCGCGCCCGGCGGGACCTGGACCTGCCCGTCGACGTCACCGGCGCCAGACCCGGCGCCGGACCGGGCGCCGTCGCCCGCGGCGTCGGTCCCGCGCCCACCCCGGCCGGCCCGACGCTGGCCGCCCTGGTCACCGCCCGGATGGGTGAGGCCGTCACCGACCGGCTGCTGCGCCCGGTGGTCCGCGGCGTGCACTCGGTCGAACCCGAGGAACTCGCCGCGACCGACCTGCTCCCCGGGGTGCTGGACCGCCTCGCCCGGACCGGGTCGCTGGCCGCTTCGCTCGCCGAGATCCGTGCCGCCGCCCCCGCGGGCAGCGCGGTGCAGGGCCTGCGGGGCGGCATCCACCGGCTCGTCGAGGCCCTCGTCGCGGATCTGGCCCGCGCCGGCGCCGACCTGCGCCCGGGCACCCCGGTCACCGCCCTCCTGCCCGACGGCGGTGGCTGGCTCGTGCACGCGGGCTCGGCCCGCGTCCGCGCGGACACGGTGCTGCTCGCCTGCCCGCCACACACCTGGCGTTTCCTCGACCGCTCGTCGCCCGAGGCGACCCACGCCCTGGTGCGCCTCGCCGCGGAGTGGCCTGCGCCGTCGGGCGTTGACCTGGTGACCCTCGTCCTGGACGCGACCGCGCTGCCCGAGCACACCCGCGCCGGCGTGCTCGTCGCCGTCCCCGGCCGCGGCGCGAAGGCACTCACCTACGCCAGCGCCAAGTGGGACTGGGTCGCCGAGGCGGCCGGCCCGGACCGGGCCGTCATCCGGCTGTCCTACGCGGCCGGGATCGTGCCCGGAGACGCTGCCGAACGTGCCACGCTCGCGCTCGCGGACGCGGGCCGGCTGCTCGGGATCACGATCGGAGCCGACGCGCTCCTCGACCACGCCCGGGTGTCGCTCACGCTGCCCCGCCCGACCCGGGCGTGGGGAATGTCACAGCACGTCGACGCAGCCCGTTCAACGGTCACGGCGATGGGTTCCCTCGATGTGGTCGGCACGTGGATCGCGGGCACCGGGCTGGCCTCCGTGATCGCCGATGCGAGGGCCGCCGGACGGCGGATCTCGGGGTTCTGA
- a CDS encoding glutamate-1-semialdehyde 2,1-aminomutase produces MTLFDRAAAVIPGGVNSPVRAFNGVGGDPLFLVSASGPRVTDSTGREYVDLVGSWGPALLGHAHPEVVAAVQEAAARGLSFGAPTPGEIELAELIRDRVGVAELVRLVSTGTEATMTALRVARAFTGRDLIIKFAGHYHGHSDGLLAEAGSGIATLSLPGSAGVPAAFAAQTIVLGYNDLAAVQAAFAAHPGRIAAVITEAAAANMGVVAPDSGFNAVVAEIAHADGALFIADEVLTGFRVGPAGWWGLEGGWTPDLLTFGKVIGGGLPVAALAGRADVMRMLAPAGPVYQAGTLSGNPVAVAAGAATLRLADGGVYSRVDAVADTVASAVEAALTAEGVPVATQRAGNLFSFAFGSPAEQGWSGPGPRNYDEVRAAQAWRYPPFFHAMLDAGVNLPPSAFEAWFVSAAHDDAAVEQILAALPAAARAAAAATPG; encoded by the coding sequence ATGACCCTGTTCGACCGCGCCGCCGCCGTGATCCCCGGCGGGGTGAACTCGCCCGTGCGCGCCTTCAACGGCGTGGGCGGGGACCCGCTCTTCCTCGTCTCCGCGAGCGGACCACGGGTCACCGACTCGACCGGGCGGGAGTACGTGGACCTGGTCGGCTCGTGGGGCCCGGCGCTGCTCGGGCACGCGCACCCGGAGGTCGTCGCCGCGGTGCAGGAGGCCGCGGCCCGCGGGCTCTCGTTCGGGGCGCCCACCCCGGGGGAGATCGAGCTGGCCGAGCTCATCCGGGACCGGGTGGGCGTCGCCGAGCTGGTCCGGCTCGTCTCCACCGGCACCGAGGCCACCATGACGGCCCTTCGGGTGGCACGCGCCTTCACCGGCCGGGACCTGATCATCAAGTTCGCCGGGCACTACCACGGCCACTCCGACGGCCTGCTCGCCGAGGCCGGGTCCGGGATCGCCACCCTGTCCCTGCCCGGCTCGGCCGGGGTGCCCGCCGCGTTCGCCGCGCAGACCATCGTGCTCGGCTACAACGACCTGGCTGCCGTGCAGGCAGCGTTCGCGGCCCATCCCGGCAGGATCGCCGCCGTCATCACCGAGGCCGCCGCCGCGAACATGGGCGTGGTCGCCCCGGATTCCGGCTTCAACGCCGTGGTCGCCGAGATCGCCCACGCCGACGGCGCCCTGTTCATCGCCGACGAGGTGCTCACCGGGTTCCGGGTGGGTCCGGCCGGCTGGTGGGGCCTCGAGGGCGGCTGGACCCCCGACCTGCTCACGTTCGGCAAGGTCATCGGCGGCGGACTGCCCGTCGCGGCGCTCGCCGGGCGGGCGGACGTGATGCGGATGCTCGCACCGGCCGGGCCCGTCTACCAGGCCGGCACCCTGTCCGGGAACCCGGTCGCGGTCGCCGCCGGCGCGGCGACCCTGCGCCTGGCCGACGGCGGCGTGTACAGCCGGGTGGACGCCGTCGCCGACACCGTCGCGAGCGCCGTCGAGGCCGCGCTCACCGCCGAGGGGGTGCCGGTCGCCACCCAGCGGGCCGGCAACCTGTTCTCGTTCGCGTTCGGCAGCCCGGCCGAGCAGGGCTGGTCCGGACCGGGGCCGCGCAACTACGACGAGGTGAGGGCGGCGCAGGCCTGGCGTTACCCGCCGTTCTTCCACGCGATGCTCGATGCCGGGGTGAACCTGCCGCCGTCGGCGTTCGAGGCATGGTTCGTCTCGGCCGCACACGACGACGCGGCAGTCGAGCAGATCCTCGCGGCACTGCCCGCGGCTGCGCGGGCCGCCGCCGCGGCCACGCCGGGCTGA
- the hemQ gene encoding hydrogen peroxide-dependent heme synthase, protein MTTESNASNPQQTAAEENPEGYTLWSVLRRDPHRDVDVSDAAVAEVEATIERLAAAGVTTRGLYDVSSIKADADAMIWIHGDRAEDLQAGLRDLRRTALLSTLLPTWNTLGMHREAEFNARHVPAFLRGKEPAAWLTVYPFVRSHEWYLLPEDERRQMLADHGRRGSQFRSVLSNTVAAFALGDYEWILALEDDDLANLVDLMRDLRYTDARRHVREETPFYAGRRVSVADLAQVLA, encoded by the coding sequence GTGACCACTGAGAGCAACGCGTCGAACCCCCAGCAGACGGCCGCCGAGGAGAACCCCGAGGGCTACACGCTCTGGTCGGTCCTGCGCCGTGACCCCCACCGCGATGTGGACGTCTCCGACGCCGCCGTCGCCGAGGTCGAGGCCACCATCGAGCGTCTGGCTGCCGCCGGTGTCACCACCCGCGGGCTCTACGACGTCTCCAGCATCAAGGCTGACGCGGACGCGATGATCTGGATCCACGGAGACCGCGCCGAGGACCTCCAGGCCGGTCTGCGGGACCTGCGCCGCACCGCCCTGCTGAGCACCCTGCTGCCCACCTGGAACACGCTCGGCATGCACCGGGAGGCGGAGTTCAACGCCCGGCACGTGCCCGCGTTCCTGCGTGGCAAGGAGCCGGCCGCGTGGCTGACCGTGTATCCGTTCGTGCGCTCCCACGAGTGGTACCTGCTGCCCGAGGACGAGCGCCGGCAGATGCTCGCCGACCACGGCCGCCGCGGTTCGCAGTTCCGGTCGGTGCTCTCCAACACCGTCGCCGCGTTCGCGCTCGGGGACTACGAGTGGATCCTCGCCCTCGAGGACGACGACCTCGCGAACCTCGTCGACCTGATGCGGGACCTGCGCTACACCGACGCCCGCCGCCACGTGCGCGAGGAGACCCCGTTCTACGCCGGCCGCCGGGTCAGCGTGGCAGACCTCGCGCAGGTGCTGGCGTGA
- a CDS encoding DMT family transporter: MPWLILLLSAVLEAVWATALGQSDGFSQLVPTIVFVVALTLSMLGLGRAMRSIPIGTAYAVWTGIGAALTVTYAIATGAESVSVWKIVFILGIIGAVVGLKLVPTRSEASVAGMDDAVESVPTESDRD, translated from the coding sequence ATGCCGTGGCTCATCCTGCTCCTCAGCGCCGTCCTCGAGGCCGTCTGGGCGACCGCGCTCGGGCAGTCGGACGGCTTCAGCCAGCTGGTCCCGACGATCGTGTTCGTCGTCGCCCTCACGCTCAGCATGCTCGGGCTCGGGCGAGCCATGAGGTCCATCCCGATCGGGACCGCCTACGCGGTCTGGACGGGGATCGGCGCGGCGCTCACGGTGACCTACGCGATCGCCACCGGTGCCGAATCGGTCTCGGTGTGGAAGATCGTGTTCATCCTCGGCATCATCGGCGCGGTCGTCGGTCTCAAGCTGGTGCCGACCCGATCCGAGGCGTCCGTCGCGGGCATGGACGATGCGGTGGAGTCAGTGCCGACGGAGTCGGATCGGGACTGA
- the hemC gene encoding hydroxymethylbilane synthase — translation MTTVAVIRIGTRASRLARTQTQTVADALTAAGLRTEVVPMTSEGDRNRASLASLGGTGVFAAALRTALLAGECDAVVHSLKDLPTTPHPGLVVAATPAREDARDALCARDGLTLATLPAGARVGTGSPRRAAQVRTARPDLEVVDIRGNVDTRLGFVSDGELDAVILAAAGLRRIGRADAITAELGLDTWPSAPGQGVLAVEVREGDATGTPLAAALAGIHDADAWAAATAERSLLATLEAGCAAPVGATATVSDGVLTVSGSAYRPGGGESRTASASGRPDEAVALGSAVAADLIAAGADAWITG, via the coding sequence GTGACCACCGTCGCGGTCATCCGCATCGGCACCCGCGCGTCCCGGCTCGCTCGGACCCAGACGCAGACCGTCGCCGACGCGCTGACCGCCGCGGGGCTGCGCACCGAGGTGGTGCCGATGACCAGCGAGGGGGACCGCAACCGGGCGTCGCTGGCCTCTCTCGGCGGTACCGGAGTGTTCGCCGCGGCGTTGCGGACCGCGCTGCTGGCAGGGGAGTGTGATGCCGTGGTGCACTCCCTCAAGGACCTGCCGACGACCCCGCACCCCGGCCTGGTCGTGGCCGCCACCCCGGCGCGCGAGGATGCCCGCGACGCGCTCTGCGCCCGGGACGGACTGACCCTGGCCACCCTGCCTGCCGGCGCCCGCGTCGGTACCGGGTCCCCGCGCCGCGCGGCCCAGGTGCGCACCGCGCGCCCGGACCTGGAGGTCGTGGACATCCGCGGGAACGTGGACACTCGCCTCGGCTTCGTCAGCGACGGCGAGCTCGACGCCGTGATCCTCGCCGCGGCGGGGCTGCGCCGCATCGGGCGGGCTGACGCGATCACCGCCGAGCTCGGCCTCGACACCTGGCCGAGCGCACCCGGGCAAGGGGTGCTCGCCGTCGAGGTCCGCGAGGGCGACGCCACCGGCACGCCCCTGGCTGCGGCCCTGGCCGGCATCCATGACGCGGACGCCTGGGCCGCCGCGACGGCCGAGCGGTCCCTGCTCGCCACCCTCGAGGCCGGCTGCGCCGCCCCCGTGGGCGCCACGGCCACGGTGTCCGACGGCGTCCTGACGGTCTCCGGATCGGCGTACCGTCCGGGCGGTGGCGAGTCGCGTACCGCCAGCGCCAGCGGGCGGCCGGATGAGGCGGTGGCGCTCGGTAGCGCCGTCGCGGCCGATCTGATCGCCGCGGGCGCCGACGCGTGGATCACGGGCTGA
- a CDS encoding DMT family transporter gives MAWLILVLSGMLEAVWASALSASDGFKRVRPSILFVVAMLASMAGLAYAMTTLPTGTAYAVWVGIGASLTVVWAMITRKEPASIARICLLVLLVGSVVGLKVVS, from the coding sequence ATGGCTTGGTTGATTCTTGTCCTGTCCGGAATGCTTGAGGCGGTCTGGGCCTCGGCTCTGTCCGCCTCCGACGGCTTCAAACGGGTGCGCCCGTCGATCCTGTTCGTCGTCGCCATGCTCGCCAGCATGGCCGGTCTCGCGTACGCGATGACGACCCTGCCGACCGGCACGGCCTACGCCGTCTGGGTCGGCATCGGTGCGTCGCTGACCGTCGTCTGGGCGATGATCACGCGCAAGGAACCGGCGTCGATCGCCCGGATCTGCCTGCTGGTCCTGCTCGTCGGCAGCGTCGTCGGCCTCAAGGTGGTGAGCTGA
- a CDS encoding uroporphyrinogen-III synthase codes for MTLAGRTVLVPRSGSWGERVCNLLAERGATGWVVPLVAARPLHTAEVRGALDRLAAGGYDWLVVTSAATVGVLEAAVEVLAKVAAVGPATAAALEGAGFAVDLVPESDFSAEGLLQAWELAGIEAASRGASAIPTPSRVLVLHSELARDTLADGLSERGHWVDSVVGYRVEELAVEEAAAADLAAGRADAALVTSGSVARSLARFDLPAAMTIACLGPVTAQDAAAVGLRADVVAPERTIEALIGALEDVS; via the coding sequence ATGACGCTCGCCGGTCGCACGGTGCTGGTCCCTCGTAGCGGTAGCTGGGGTGAGCGGGTCTGTAACCTGCTCGCCGAGCGCGGCGCGACCGGCTGGGTGGTGCCGCTGGTGGCCGCCCGACCGCTGCACACCGCCGAGGTCCGCGGCGCACTGGACCGGCTCGCCGCGGGCGGCTACGACTGGCTGGTGGTGACGTCCGCGGCCACCGTGGGAGTACTCGAGGCCGCCGTGGAGGTGCTGGCCAAGGTTGCCGCCGTCGGCCCGGCCACGGCCGCCGCCCTCGAGGGTGCCGGATTCGCGGTGGACCTCGTCCCGGAGTCCGACTTCAGCGCCGAGGGCCTGCTGCAGGCCTGGGAACTCGCGGGCATCGAGGCCGCGTCCCGGGGCGCGTCGGCGATCCCCACCCCGTCCCGGGTCCTGGTGCTGCACTCCGAGCTCGCCCGGGACACCCTGGCCGACGGGCTGAGCGAACGCGGGCACTGGGTGGACAGCGTGGTCGGCTACCGCGTCGAGGAGCTGGCAGTCGAGGAGGCCGCCGCCGCGGACCTGGCCGCCGGCCGTGCGGACGCCGCGCTCGTCACCAGTGGTTCCGTGGCCAGGTCGCTGGCCCGGTTCGACCTGCCCGCCGCCATGACCATCGCCTGCCTCGGCCCGGTGACCGCGCAGGACGCGGCCGCCGTCGGGCTCCGCGCGGACGTCGTCGCACCCGAACGCACCATCGAGGCCCTGATCGGGGCACTGGAGGACGTCAGTTGA
- the hemE gene encoding uroporphyrinogen decarboxylase has translation MTLLPADHPLTGATASSPLVRAYSGERPPTTPVWFMRQAGRSLPEYRALRTGTRMLEACLDPDLVTEITLQPVRRHGVDAAIFFSDIVVPLRLIGVDVDIVPGKGPVLAHPVRTAADVAALRALTPDGVPAGLFEPVTTAVGQLVGELGSTPLIGFAGAPFTLAAYLVEGGPSKDQLAARTLMHGEPEVWADLMSWLAELTGAFLLAQIGAGASAGQLFDSWAGGLSLADYTALVAPHSAAALAPVRDLRVPGDAGAATNEGRVPTVHFGVGTGHLLGAMHDVGVDVVGVDYRTPLDAAAAVVPGVPLQGNVDPALLAAPWPVLESHVHDVLARGVAAPAHVLNLGHGVPPDTDPGVLTRIVETVHAAADR, from the coding sequence GTGACCCTCCTGCCCGCCGACCACCCGCTCACGGGTGCCACGGCTTCCTCGCCCCTCGTCCGCGCCTACTCAGGGGAGCGTCCGCCGACCACGCCGGTGTGGTTCATGCGGCAGGCGGGACGTTCGCTGCCCGAGTACCGGGCACTGCGTACCGGGACCCGGATGCTCGAGGCCTGCCTGGACCCGGACCTGGTCACCGAGATCACCTTGCAGCCGGTCCGCCGGCACGGCGTCGACGCCGCGATCTTCTTCAGCGACATCGTCGTCCCGTTGCGCCTGATCGGTGTGGACGTGGACATCGTGCCCGGCAAGGGCCCGGTGCTGGCGCACCCGGTGCGGACCGCAGCAGACGTCGCCGCGCTGCGCGCTCTCACGCCCGACGGCGTCCCCGCGGGCCTGTTCGAGCCGGTCACCACCGCGGTCGGCCAACTGGTCGGCGAGCTCGGCAGCACGCCCCTGATCGGGTTCGCGGGCGCCCCGTTCACCCTCGCCGCCTACCTCGTCGAGGGTGGCCCGTCGAAGGACCAGCTCGCCGCGCGGACGCTGATGCACGGCGAGCCCGAGGTGTGGGCGGATCTGATGTCCTGGCTCGCCGAGCTGACCGGGGCGTTCCTGCTCGCGCAGATCGGAGCGGGCGCGTCCGCGGGCCAGTTGTTCGACTCCTGGGCCGGCGGGCTGTCCCTGGCCGACTACACCGCGCTGGTCGCACCGCACTCGGCGGCCGCGCTCGCGCCGGTCCGCGACCTGCGGGTGCCCGGGGACGCCGGTGCGGCGACGAACGAGGGACGAGTGCCGACGGTGCACTTCGGTGTCGGCACCGGCCACCTGCTCGGGGCCATGCACGACGTCGGGGTCGACGTCGTCGGCGTCGACTACCGCACCCCGCTGGACGCCGCCGCTGCGGTCGTGCCCGGCGTGCCGTTGCAGGGCAACGTGGACCCCGCGCTGCTCGCCGCGCCGTGGCCGGTGCTCGAGTCGCACGTCCACGACGTGCTCGCCCGCGGCGTCGCGGCTCCCGCGCACGTGCTCAACCTCGGCCATGGCGTGCCGCCGGACACCGACCCGGGCGTCCTGACCCGGATCGTGGAGACGGTGCACGCGGCCGCGGACCGATGA
- a CDS encoding phosphotransferase has product MSSRADAVDPARLAQWCTEQLGSPPAEEIFRTGHLSAVIGLRLADGREVVVKVRPDSPRMAACVEIQRRMFQAGYPCPEPLTDAVPLGRDIATAEAYVPGGALLPSTDQGVRASAEALARLIELAPRPAEVSTLEPAPSWAAWNHAEDGLWPRPEGPVVNLNEVAGPDWIDDAGRLARDRLRAGESDAVIGHCDWLAGNLRWSGDALLVVHDWDSMTVDSEAVLVGLAAALYSSVDVDELATVAETEQFLVAYCRARGRDFSADEIERSWAAGVWTRAYDAKYQHTVGQPITSLRDSEARERLRRAGTGRVPPDRPRGTGPAVASGIR; this is encoded by the coding sequence GTGTCTTCTCGCGCGGATGCCGTCGATCCTGCCCGCCTGGCCCAGTGGTGCACGGAGCAGCTGGGCAGCCCGCCGGCGGAGGAGATCTTCAGAACCGGGCACCTGTCCGCCGTCATCGGGCTGCGGCTCGCCGACGGCCGCGAGGTGGTGGTCAAGGTCCGTCCGGACTCGCCGCGGATGGCCGCCTGCGTCGAGATCCAGCGCCGCATGTTCCAGGCCGGCTACCCGTGCCCGGAGCCGCTCACCGACGCCGTGCCTCTCGGCCGCGACATCGCAACCGCGGAGGCCTACGTCCCTGGCGGCGCCCTGCTCCCGAGCACGGACCAGGGGGTGCGGGCCTCAGCGGAAGCCCTCGCGCGGCTGATTGAGCTCGCCCCCCGGCCGGCCGAGGTGTCCACGCTCGAACCGGCACCGTCGTGGGCGGCGTGGAACCACGCCGAGGACGGACTGTGGCCGCGTCCGGAGGGCCCTGTCGTCAACCTCAACGAGGTGGCCGGCCCGGACTGGATCGACGACGCCGGGCGCCTGGCCCGGGACAGGCTTCGAGCCGGCGAGTCGGACGCAGTGATCGGCCACTGCGACTGGCTTGCCGGCAACCTGCGGTGGAGCGGCGACGCGCTGCTTGTGGTGCACGACTGGGACAGCATGACCGTCGACAGCGAGGCCGTCCTCGTCGGCTTGGCTGCCGCGCTGTACTCGTCCGTCGACGTGGACGAGCTTGCCACCGTGGCGGAGACCGAGCAGTTCCTCGTCGCGTACTGCCGTGCGCGTGGCCGGGACTTCAGCGCCGACGAGATCGAACGGTCGTGGGCGGCCGGCGTCTGGACCAGGGCATACGACGCCAAGTATCAGCACACGGTCGGACAGCCCATCACCTCACTGCGCGATAGCGAGGCGCGTGAGCGGCTCCGCCGCGCTGGGACCGGCCGGGTGCCTCCTGACCGACCTCGCGGCACCGGCCCTGCGGTTGCCTCGGGGATACGCTGA